One stretch of Planococcus sp. PAMC 21323 DNA includes these proteins:
- the pepF gene encoding oligoendopeptidase F — protein sequence MAEKVLTREEVPTELTWKLEDIFETDELWEKEFTEVAALSDKAESFQGTLHESAEALYNVMVYRDELTERLRRLYTYSHMRYDQDTTNSKYQALDSRIKSLFAKVSAGLSYMTPEILSIEESILNEYVASHEGLGLYKQALEELNLMRPHVLPAEQESLLAQLSEVSQASSETFGMLNNADLEFPEIEDESGEKVQITHGNYIRFLEGNDRRVREDAFKAVYATYGKFRNTFASTLSGNIKRDNVNARIRKFDSARQAALADDHIPEAVYDNLVETVNKNLHLLHRYSALRKKVLGLDKVHMWDLHTPLVPEVKMEMPYEKATGVMLNGLEALGEEYVGIVKEGIDNRWVDVKENKGKRSGAYSSGAYGTNPYILMNWQDNVNNLFTLAHEFGHSVHSYYTRKNQPYVYGDYSIFVAEVASTTNEALLNEYMVKATDDDQERIYLLNNWLDGFRGTVFRQTMFAEFEHLIHKMDQDGEALTADRLTEVYYQLNQKYYGPDVVSDEEIGMEWARIPHFYYNYYVFQYATGFSAATALSKGILEEGQPAVDRYINEFLKAGSSDYPIEVLKKAGVDMTQSKAIEEACMVFEEKLNELEKLLLNN from the coding sequence ATGGCTGAGAAAGTATTAACAAGAGAAGAAGTTCCAACAGAATTAACGTGGAAGTTAGAGGATATATTTGAAACTGATGAACTTTGGGAGAAAGAATTTACAGAAGTCGCAGCACTTAGCGACAAAGCCGAGTCATTCCAAGGAACCTTGCATGAAAGTGCTGAAGCGCTTTACAACGTAATGGTTTACCGAGATGAATTGACAGAGCGCTTAAGACGTCTTTATACGTATTCGCATATGCGTTACGATCAGGATACAACTAATTCTAAATATCAGGCGCTAGATAGCCGGATTAAATCATTATTCGCTAAAGTATCAGCAGGATTGTCGTATATGACTCCAGAAATATTATCGATTGAAGAATCCATATTAAATGAATACGTAGCGAGTCATGAAGGGTTAGGCTTATATAAACAAGCTCTTGAAGAATTAAACTTAATGCGTCCGCATGTTTTACCTGCAGAGCAAGAATCGTTATTAGCTCAATTATCTGAAGTAAGCCAAGCATCATCAGAAACTTTCGGTATGTTAAATAATGCGGATCTTGAATTTCCAGAAATCGAAGATGAGTCAGGTGAGAAAGTCCAAATTACGCACGGCAATTATATCCGTTTCCTTGAAGGCAACGACCGCCGTGTGCGTGAAGATGCATTTAAAGCAGTTTACGCGACTTATGGAAAATTCCGCAATACGTTTGCATCGACTTTATCTGGAAACATCAAACGTGATAATGTAAATGCTCGTATTCGCAAATTTGACTCGGCACGTCAGGCGGCTTTAGCGGACGATCATATTCCAGAAGCAGTTTATGATAATTTGGTTGAAACGGTTAATAAAAATCTTCATCTATTGCACCGCTATTCAGCTTTGCGCAAAAAAGTACTGGGTCTCGATAAAGTTCATATGTGGGACTTACACACACCGTTAGTTCCAGAAGTAAAAATGGAAATGCCATACGAAAAAGCGACAGGCGTCATGCTTAATGGCCTTGAAGCTTTAGGTGAGGAGTATGTAGGGATTGTTAAAGAAGGCATCGACAATCGCTGGGTAGATGTGAAAGAAAACAAAGGCAAACGCAGTGGAGCTTATTCATCAGGTGCGTATGGAACTAATCCATATATTTTGATGAACTGGCAAGATAATGTAAACAATTTGTTTACATTGGCACATGAGTTTGGACATAGTGTCCATAGTTATTACACACGAAAAAATCAGCCATATGTTTATGGTGATTATTCAATATTTGTTGCAGAAGTTGCATCAACGACAAATGAAGCTTTATTAAATGAATACATGGTAAAAGCTACCGATGATGACCAGGAGCGCATTTATTTATTAAACAATTGGTTAGATGGCTTCCGCGGAACCGTATTCCGCCAAACAATGTTTGCAGAGTTCGAACACTTGATTCACAAAATGGACCAAGACGGGGAAGCATTAACAGCAGATCGTTTAACCGAAGTTTATTATCAACTAAACCAAAAATATTATGGACCTGATGTAGTGTCCGACGAAGAAATTGGGATGGAGTGGGCACGTATTCCACACTTTTACTATAATTATTACGTCTTCCAATACGCAACAGGGTTTAGTGCTGCGACGGCACTAAGTAAAGGAATCCTTGAAGAAGGACAACCTGCAGTCGATCGTTACATCAATGAGTTTTTGAAAGCGGGAAGCTCAGATTATCCGATTGAAGTGTTGAAAAAAGCGGGTGTCGACATGACACAGTCGAAAGCAATTGAAGAAGCATGTATGGTTTTTGAAGAAAAATTAAATGAACTAGAAAAGCTTTTATTGAATAACTAA
- a CDS encoding globin domain-containing protein, with amino-acid sequence MTGKPIIPYDEIGAETLSQLVDAFYARVAAHPKLQPIFPNDLSETARKQKQFLTQYLGGPNIYSEEHGHPRLRARHNPFAITPTRAQAWLECMSEAMDEVGLSGKFRETLFNRLVLTAHHMVNESDSEEELE; translated from the coding sequence ATGACTGGAAAACCGATTATTCCGTACGATGAGATTGGTGCGGAAACATTATCACAGTTAGTCGACGCATTTTATGCTCGCGTAGCGGCACATCCAAAGCTGCAGCCTATTTTTCCAAATGACCTTTCAGAAACCGCCCGTAAACAAAAACAATTTTTAACTCAATATTTAGGTGGTCCGAATATTTATTCAGAAGAACATGGACACCCGAGACTAAGAGCTAGACATAACCCATTCGCTATCACACCAACCAGAGCTCAAGCTTGGTTAGAGTGTATGAGTGAAGCAATGGATGAAGTGGGACTAAGCGGGAAATTCCGTGAAACCTTATTCAACCGACTCGTTTTAACTGCCCATCACATGGTCAACGAGTCTGATAGTGAGGAGGAGTTGGAGTGA
- a CDS encoding CYTH domain-containing protein — MTKELEIEFKNMLTKKEYSRLLEDFSDSHNGPVTQHNHYFDTPDFQLKKQLSALRIRNKNERFECTLKIPAPIGHYEITDPLTKEQAQSMLTLTSFDATEVSEALLKLDVSPEQLDLIGTLTTHRVEFEFLGGLLVIDHSEYNGQEDFELEYEVTDAETGHQHFLNFLKHQEIPERPANKKIARFMNSALNSTKDH; from the coding sequence ATGACAAAAGAACTCGAAATTGAATTTAAAAACATGTTAACCAAAAAAGAATATAGCCGTTTATTAGAGGATTTTTCCGATTCTCATAACGGACCTGTTACACAACACAACCATTACTTTGATACCCCTGATTTTCAATTAAAAAAACAGTTGAGTGCACTTCGTATTCGCAATAAAAACGAGCGCTTTGAATGCACATTAAAAATCCCTGCTCCTATCGGTCATTACGAAATTACTGATCCCTTAACTAAAGAACAGGCACAAAGCATGCTGACATTAACAAGCTTTGATGCAACGGAAGTATCAGAAGCCCTTTTGAAACTCGATGTTTCTCCTGAACAATTGGATCTTATTGGGACATTAACAACTCATCGCGTGGAATTTGAATTTCTTGGCGGCTTGTTGGTAATCGATCATTCCGAATACAACGGACAAGAAGATTTTGAGTTAGAATATGAAGTTACTGATGCTGAAACCGGTCACCAACATTTTCTAAACTTCTTGAAACATCAAGAAATTCCCGAACGTCCAGCTAACAAAAAAATAGCACGTTTTATGAATTCTGCCCTAAATTCTACTAAAGACCACTAG
- a CDS encoding ClpXP adapter SpxH family protein: protein MNNLDLVEAVHEPVNTFKPMELYVFVDPLNPDCWEMQGVIRKLQIEYGHYFSMRIVLSTQLLNLNKTILSANIDTENLTHPVLPSVAIKAAELQGKRSGNRFLHKLQEHLFLQSKDVSSYSVLLEIAEEANLDQEEFKSDFHSVHTAKAFQCDLQITREMEINEVPSIVFFNECIEDEGVKVSGLYSYDVYQTILQEMMGEESLNRQTPPPLDDLFTKYTTMATREIASIYNISEQTAECELKKQVLQQKIERISMAKETLWKAK, encoded by the coding sequence GTGAACAACTTAGATTTGGTTGAAGCAGTTCACGAACCTGTGAATACTTTCAAACCAATGGAACTGTATGTCTTTGTAGATCCCTTAAACCCAGATTGTTGGGAAATGCAGGGTGTCATCCGGAAATTGCAAATCGAATATGGTCATTATTTTTCTATGCGTATTGTACTAAGCACGCAATTATTAAATTTAAACAAAACCATTCTATCTGCAAATATAGATACTGAGAATTTGACTCATCCTGTCTTGCCTTCTGTTGCCATCAAAGCAGCAGAGCTTCAAGGAAAACGTTCAGGAAATCGTTTCTTGCACAAATTGCAGGAACATTTATTTCTTCAATCAAAAGATGTTTCTTCTTATAGCGTTTTGTTAGAAATCGCGGAAGAGGCAAATCTTGATCAAGAAGAGTTTAAATCGGACTTCCATTCTGTACATACCGCAAAAGCGTTCCAATGCGATTTACAGATTACCCGTGAAATGGAGATTAACGAAGTGCCGAGCATCGTCTTTTTTAACGAATGCATTGAAGATGAAGGTGTAAAAGTATCCGGACTTTATTCATACGATGTGTACCAAACGATTTTACAGGAGATGATGGGAGAAGAAAGCTTGAATCGTCAAACTCCACCTCCTTTAGATGATCTTTTCACCAAATATACGACAATGGCTACGAGAGAAATTGCTTCTATATATAATATTTCTGAACAAACAGCAGAGTGCGAACTGAAAAAACAAGTATTACAACAAAAAATAGAACGCATTTCCATGGCAAAGGAAACTTTATGGAAAGCAAAATAA
- a CDS encoding GTP pyrophosphokinase: MGQWNRFLAPYKQAVDELKIKFKGMRGQFENDNTNSPIEFVTGRVKPLASIYDKTLEKGISFEPSEKLAYQLQDIAGIRMMCQFVGDIETVVGLLKQRKDLRIVEEKDYISNEKQSGYRSYHVIVEYPVQTINGEQLILAEIQIRTLAMNFWASIEHSLNYKYKGVFPEEIKNRLQRAAEAAFQLDEEMSQIRDEIQEAQAYFTEFKDSPGTHFRNDREGGRTER, from the coding sequence ATGGGTCAATGGAATCGGTTTTTAGCGCCATACAAACAGGCAGTAGATGAATTAAAGATAAAGTTTAAAGGAATGCGAGGTCAATTTGAAAATGACAACACAAATTCACCAATCGAATTTGTGACAGGACGCGTCAAACCATTGGCTAGTATTTATGATAAAACATTAGAAAAAGGCATTTCATTTGAACCTTCTGAAAAACTAGCATATCAATTGCAAGACATCGCAGGAATTCGAATGATGTGTCAGTTTGTTGGAGATATTGAGACGGTAGTTGGCTTGTTAAAGCAGCGAAAAGATTTGCGGATTGTTGAAGAAAAAGATTATATTTCGAACGAAAAACAAAGCGGCTATCGCTCGTATCATGTGATTGTGGAATATCCTGTTCAAACAATTAATGGCGAGCAGTTAATTTTAGCTGAAATTCAAATCCGCACATTAGCGATGAATTTTTGGGCTTCAATTGAGCATTCCTTGAATTATAAATATAAAGGTGTTTTTCCAGAAGAGATAAAAAATAGGCTTCAACGTGCTGCAGAAGCGGCATTCCAGTTAGACGAAGAAATGTCTCAAATACGGGATGAAATACAAGAAGCGCAAGCTTATTTCACTGAGTTTAAAGACTCACCTGGAACACATTTTCGAAACGATAGAGAGGGAGGTCGAACAGAGCGATGA